A stretch of Myxococcus hansupus DNA encodes these proteins:
- a CDS encoding DUF885 domain-containing protein, with translation MRIRSALVLLSCVSACASRPAAGPEESQALSKAAPSRADANYILLAREYLDWYAAANPTRATQLGYHMHDAHLPDLSSDALGRKSEALRGWLTRLEQVERGGLSEEAAVDVRVLENAIRAELLVLEEERPWERDPGYYVGVISTGLSSLSSREFAPLPERLRAMRSRMTRIPGVLDAAQFNLGGVPKLWVEYAIRDTHGTVAWLRMDLPRALSAQGFAKVPLSERAAFTAAREETARQLDAFAVWLERELLPKADGDFRLGRERFERKLALEEHVTLSADELRDINERAIREYQAWVAREAARVDPSKTPAQVMADLVKDHPKAEELVASARAQLSELQRFVRERNILTLPSDRLPVVRETPPYARLGFASMDSPGPFETKDTEAFYNITNVEPGWTPEQKAQHLTYFNRAGLLGITVHEAMPGHFVQLLYGARIPTDVRKVFTPASLVEGWAHYSEQMMVDEGLGDGDPAVRLGQLRRALQRHARWYAALALHVYDEPIEAVAKRYAEIAYFEPFPALREVERGTLNPTYLYYAVGRMQIFKLRDDYRRHLESRGKKWVLKDFHDRLLQLGLPVSLAREVFLPGDTSPSLE, from the coding sequence ATGCGCATCCGCTCCGCTCTCGTCCTGTTGTCCTGTGTCTCCGCTTGCGCTTCACGCCCGGCCGCCGGGCCGGAGGAATCCCAGGCCCTGTCCAAGGCCGCGCCGTCGCGGGCGGATGCCAACTACATCCTGCTCGCCCGCGAGTACCTGGATTGGTACGCGGCGGCGAACCCCACCCGGGCCACGCAGCTCGGCTACCACATGCATGACGCCCACCTGCCGGACCTCTCCTCCGACGCGCTGGGGCGCAAGTCAGAGGCGCTGCGTGGCTGGCTGACGCGCTTGGAGCAGGTGGAGCGCGGCGGGCTGTCGGAAGAGGCCGCCGTGGACGTGCGCGTGCTGGAGAACGCCATTCGCGCCGAGCTGCTGGTGCTGGAGGAGGAGCGGCCCTGGGAGCGCGACCCGGGGTACTACGTGGGGGTCATCTCCACCGGGCTCAGCAGCCTGTCGTCCCGCGAATTCGCGCCGCTGCCCGAGCGCCTGCGCGCCATGCGCTCCCGGATGACGCGCATCCCGGGCGTGCTCGACGCGGCGCAGTTCAACCTGGGCGGCGTGCCGAAGCTGTGGGTCGAGTACGCCATCCGCGACACGCATGGCACCGTGGCGTGGCTGCGCATGGACCTGCCCCGGGCCTTGAGCGCGCAGGGCTTCGCGAAGGTGCCGCTGAGCGAGCGCGCCGCCTTCACCGCCGCGCGCGAGGAGACGGCGCGGCAGTTGGACGCCTTCGCCGTGTGGCTGGAGCGCGAGCTGCTGCCCAAGGCGGACGGCGACTTCCGCCTGGGCCGCGAGCGCTTCGAGCGGAAGCTGGCGCTGGAGGAGCACGTGACGCTGAGCGCGGATGAGCTGCGCGACATCAACGAGCGCGCCATCCGCGAGTACCAGGCCTGGGTGGCGCGTGAGGCCGCCCGGGTGGACCCTTCCAAGACACCCGCGCAGGTGATGGCGGACCTGGTGAAGGACCACCCGAAGGCGGAGGAGCTGGTGGCCTCGGCGCGGGCGCAGTTGTCGGAGCTCCAGCGCTTCGTGCGCGAGCGGAACATCCTCACGTTGCCGTCGGACCGGCTGCCGGTGGTGCGGGAGACGCCGCCGTATGCGCGCCTGGGCTTCGCGTCCATGGACTCGCCCGGTCCCTTCGAGACGAAGGACACCGAGGCCTTCTACAACATCACCAACGTGGAGCCCGGCTGGACGCCCGAACAGAAGGCGCAGCACCTGACGTACTTCAACCGCGCGGGCCTGTTGGGCATCACCGTCCACGAGGCGATGCCGGGACACTTCGTGCAACTGCTCTACGGCGCGCGCATTCCCACGGACGTGCGCAAGGTCTTCACCCCCGCGTCGCTGGTGGAAGGCTGGGCGCATTACAGCGAGCAGATGATGGTCGACGAGGGCCTGGGCGACGGCGACCCGGCCGTGCGGCTGGGCCAGCTCCGGCGCGCGCTCCAGCGGCATGCGCGCTGGTACGCGGCGCTGGCGCTGCACGTGTACGACGAGCCCATCGAGGCGGTGGCGAAGCGCTACGCGGAGATTGCGTACTTCGAGCCCTTCCCCGCGCTGCGCGAGGTGGAGCGTGGCACGCTCAACCCCACGTACCTGTATTACGCCGTGGGGCGCATGCAGATTTTCAAGCTGCGCGACGACTACCGCCGCCATCTCGAGTCGCGCGGCAAGAAGTGGGTGCTGAAGGATTTCCACGACCGGCTCCTCCAGCTCGGGCTGCCCGTGTCGCTCGCGCGGGAGGTCTTCCTGCCGGGCGACACGTCACCGTCGCTGGAGTGA
- a CDS encoding sigma-54 interaction domain-containing protein — protein MPSSRAHPTSRLVLPALDALAGPVLLVDEARKVAALSPALEAALGGTLRVGTPLARVLVPGDGVEPLEALLTEGREASAHLRVGGRSKAVRVRALSLAQGPRAAGWVLLVAPEPTAGPSRRAELFHGLWTQSPELQRVFRIVEKVARTESSVLVRGESGTGKEHIAHALHALSTRTRGPFRAINCAALPPNLLESELFGHVRGAFTGAVRDSPGHFRLADKGSLFLDEVAEMPLDLQAKMLRVLETRSVIPVGGRQPVPVDVRILAATHRPLRREVEAGRFRADLMYRLRVVPLFLPALRERRGDILPLALRFLEELHQRGTRRVERFSPGARKLLEEHPWPGNVRELRNVMEYAFVIGEGPVVREADLPPEFSEPRAPVPATPPASRDVSLEPGRVQAALAQTGGNRSEAARLLGVSRVTLWRRLRDLNMAVKR, from the coding sequence ATGCCCTCCTCCCGCGCCCACCCCACCTCCCGCCTCGTGCTCCCCGCTCTGGATGCACTCGCGGGCCCCGTGCTCCTCGTGGACGAGGCCCGGAAGGTGGCCGCGCTCTCGCCCGCGCTCGAAGCCGCGCTGGGGGGAACGCTCCGCGTCGGCACGCCGCTGGCGCGGGTGTTGGTGCCCGGTGACGGCGTGGAGCCGCTGGAGGCGCTGCTGACGGAGGGGCGTGAGGCGTCCGCGCACCTGCGGGTGGGAGGTCGCTCCAAGGCGGTGCGGGTGCGAGCCCTGTCGCTCGCGCAGGGACCTCGGGCCGCGGGCTGGGTGCTGCTCGTCGCGCCGGAGCCCACGGCAGGGCCTTCTCGCCGCGCCGAGCTGTTCCACGGCCTGTGGACCCAGTCCCCGGAGTTGCAGCGCGTCTTCCGCATCGTCGAGAAGGTGGCCCGCACCGAGTCCAGCGTGCTGGTGCGCGGCGAGTCCGGCACCGGCAAGGAGCACATCGCCCACGCGCTGCATGCGCTGTCCACGCGGACCCGAGGTCCCTTCCGCGCCATCAACTGCGCCGCGCTGCCGCCCAACCTGCTGGAGAGCGAGCTGTTCGGTCACGTGCGCGGCGCCTTCACCGGCGCGGTGCGAGACAGCCCGGGACACTTCCGGCTCGCGGACAAGGGCTCGCTCTTCCTCGACGAGGTGGCGGAGATGCCGCTGGACCTCCAGGCGAAGATGTTGCGCGTGCTGGAGACCCGCAGCGTCATCCCCGTGGGCGGCCGGCAGCCCGTGCCCGTGGACGTGCGCATCCTCGCCGCCACCCACCGGCCGCTCCGCCGCGAGGTGGAGGCGGGCCGCTTCCGCGCGGACCTGATGTACCGCCTGCGCGTGGTGCCCCTCTTCCTGCCCGCGCTGCGCGAGCGCCGGGGCGACATCCTTCCGCTGGCCCTGCGCTTCCTGGAGGAGCTGCATCAGCGCGGCACCCGGCGCGTGGAGCGCTTCTCCCCGGGCGCACGCAAGCTCCTGGAAGAGCATCCCTGGCCCGGCAACGTGCGCGAGCTGCGCAACGTCATGGAGTACGCCTTCGTCATTGGCGAGGGACCGGTGGTCCGCGAGGCCGACCTGCCGCCGGAGTTCTCCGAGCCTCGCGCCCCCGTTCCAGCGACACCGCCCGCGTCGAGGGACGTCTCGCTGGAGCCCGGACGCGTCCAGGCCGCGCTCGCACAGACAGGTGGCAACCGCTCCGAGGCCGCGCGCCTGCTGGGCGTCAGCCGCGTCACCCTGTGGCGCCGCCTGCGCGACCTGAACATGGCCGTGAAACGCTGA
- a CDS encoding NAD(P)/FAD-dependent oxidoreductase, giving the protein MQTREDLGRKDSVTPSSPVVMPVREHHRVLIIGGGTAGIAVAARLARAGQKGIAVLEPSQHHYYQPLWTLVGAGEARIEDTVRNQSRLIPRGVRWVRDAATDVDPEAREVRTRGGLRLGYDFLVVAPGIQLDWDKVAGLREALKTPHVSSNYDVQFAPKTWRLIQGFKGGTALFTQPSTPVKCAGAPQKIMYLAADHFRRVGVLERTSVVFGSGAKAIFGVKPFASVLEGVVHRYGITPRFQHNLVSVDGDKREATFEFTRDGRTERLTLTYDMMHVTPPQSAPDFIKRSPLAWQEGPNTGWVKADKYTLQHPDHPNVFALGDASDLPTSRTGAAVRKQAPVLVQNLLACMRDRPLPSRYNGYASCPLTTGYGRLLLAEFDYDGQPAPTLPFIDTFKERSDLWLLKKYGLPFFYWAFMMRGLA; this is encoded by the coding sequence ATGCAGACGCGCGAGGACTTGGGCCGAAAGGATTCGGTGACGCCGTCCAGCCCCGTGGTGATGCCCGTGCGCGAACACCACCGGGTCCTCATCATCGGCGGAGGCACCGCGGGCATCGCGGTGGCCGCGCGGCTGGCGCGGGCGGGCCAGAAGGGCATCGCCGTGCTCGAGCCCTCGCAGCACCATTACTACCAGCCGCTGTGGACGCTGGTGGGCGCCGGCGAGGCTCGCATCGAGGACACCGTGCGCAACCAGTCCCGCCTCATCCCACGCGGGGTGCGGTGGGTGCGCGACGCCGCCACGGACGTGGACCCGGAGGCCCGCGAGGTCCGCACCCGAGGCGGCCTGCGCCTGGGCTACGACTTCCTCGTCGTCGCCCCGGGCATCCAGCTCGACTGGGACAAGGTCGCCGGCCTGCGCGAGGCCCTGAAGACGCCGCACGTCAGCAGCAACTACGACGTGCAGTTCGCCCCGAAGACGTGGCGGCTCATCCAGGGCTTCAAGGGCGGCACCGCGCTCTTCACCCAGCCCTCCACGCCCGTGAAGTGCGCCGGGGCGCCGCAGAAAATCATGTACCTGGCCGCGGACCACTTCCGCCGCGTGGGCGTGCTGGAGCGCACCAGCGTCGTCTTCGGCTCGGGCGCGAAGGCCATCTTCGGCGTGAAGCCCTTCGCCTCCGTGCTGGAGGGCGTGGTGCACCGCTACGGCATCACCCCGCGCTTCCAGCACAACCTCGTCTCCGTGGACGGGGACAAGCGCGAGGCCACCTTCGAGTTCACACGCGACGGGCGGACCGAGCGCCTCACGCTCACCTACGACATGATGCACGTCACCCCGCCGCAGAGCGCGCCGGACTTCATCAAGCGCAGTCCCCTGGCGTGGCAGGAGGGCCCGAACACCGGCTGGGTGAAGGCGGACAAGTACACGCTCCAGCACCCGGACCATCCGAACGTCTTCGCGCTGGGAGACGCGTCCGACCTGCCCACCAGCCGCACGGGGGCCGCCGTGCGCAAGCAGGCGCCGGTGCTGGTGCAGAACCTCCTCGCCTGCATGAGGGACCGGCCCCTGCCCTCGCGCTACAACGGCTATGCGTCCTGTCCCCTCACCACCGGGTACGGGCGCCTGCTGCTCGCCGAGTTCGACTACGACGGGCAGCCCGCTCCCACCCTCCCCTTCATCGACACCTTCAAGGAGCGGAGCGACCTGTGGTTGCTGAAGAAGTACGGCCTGCCCTTCTTCTATTGGGCGTTCATGATGCGGGGCCTTGCCTGA
- a CDS encoding rhodanese-like domain-containing protein: MSSLFDTATPHPAGYREVEVRPLFDAPRDDLALVDVREPAELDGLLGHIAGVQRAPLSTVPEVVRDWPRQAPVVLVCRSGARSARAAVQLVGLGFTRVMNMRGGMLAWNTAQLPVVRADPAPLPSVEAVRDALFQGLHQLLAHAVLPAREATDAHEHRDSSNAATRDAHSPSTAAPLSRLALAAVLDALQAARPPDIRDAAAFDLLLRDLKDQLAVARARPEGLT, translated from the coding sequence ATGTCTTCACTCTTCGACACCGCCACGCCCCATCCCGCGGGCTATCGCGAAGTGGAAGTGCGCCCGTTGTTCGATGCGCCTCGGGATGACCTCGCGCTGGTCGACGTGCGCGAGCCCGCCGAGCTCGACGGCCTCCTTGGGCACATCGCCGGCGTCCAGCGCGCGCCGCTCTCGACGGTGCCGGAGGTCGTCCGAGACTGGCCACGGCAGGCGCCCGTCGTCCTGGTGTGCCGCTCCGGCGCGCGCTCGGCGAGGGCGGCGGTTCAACTCGTGGGGCTTGGGTTCACGCGGGTGATGAACATGCGCGGTGGCATGCTCGCGTGGAACACGGCGCAACTGCCCGTGGTGCGCGCCGACCCCGCGCCCCTTCCCAGCGTGGAGGCGGTGCGGGATGCCTTGTTCCAGGGCCTCCATCAGCTCCTGGCCCATGCCGTGTTGCCTGCGCGAGAAGCCACGGACGCGCATGAGCATCGAGATTCCTCCAACGCTGCGACTCGCGACGCCCATTCCCCCTCGACCGCCGCCCCGCTCTCGCGACTGGCGCTCGCCGCGGTCCTCGACGCGCTCCAGGCGGCGCGACCCCCGGACATCCGAGACGCCGCGGCCTTCGACCTGCTGCTGCGCGATCTCAAGGACCAGCTCGCCGTAGCGCGAGCGCGGCCCGAAGGCCTCACCTGA
- a CDS encoding MBL fold metallo-hydrolase, with amino-acid sequence MLFRQLFDADSSTYTYILADRSTRAAAFIDPVLEQVERDLRLLEELGLKLTVVLETHVHADHVTSAGILRERTGATVVASRRGAPCVDRPVAHGDVVRVGNLEVLVLETPGHTDDSLSFLCEHRLFTGDALLIRGTGRTDFQNGDPGQLYDAITGHLFTLPEETEVYPGHDYAGHTQSTVGEEKRHNPRLAGRTREGFITLMKERNLPPPRKLDVAVPANRACGRAPSPVQA; translated from the coding sequence ATGCTCTTCCGGCAGCTCTTCGACGCGGACTCGTCGACGTATACGTACATCCTGGCGGACCGGAGCACGCGTGCCGCCGCGTTCATCGACCCAGTGTTGGAGCAGGTGGAGCGAGACCTGCGGCTCCTCGAGGAGCTGGGCCTGAAGCTGACGGTGGTGCTGGAGACGCATGTCCATGCCGACCACGTCACCAGCGCGGGCATTCTCCGCGAGCGCACGGGCGCCACGGTGGTGGCGTCACGTCGTGGCGCGCCCTGTGTGGACCGGCCCGTGGCCCACGGCGACGTGGTTCGCGTGGGCAACCTGGAGGTGCTCGTGCTGGAGACGCCAGGCCATACCGATGACAGCCTCAGCTTCCTGTGCGAGCACCGGCTCTTCACCGGTGACGCACTGCTCATCCGGGGAACTGGCCGCACCGACTTCCAGAATGGCGACCCGGGTCAGCTCTACGACGCCATCACGGGCCACCTCTTCACGCTGCCCGAGGAGACGGAGGTGTACCCGGGCCACGACTACGCCGGGCACACCCAGTCCACCGTGGGCGAGGAGAAGCGGCACAACCCTCGCCTCGCGGGACGGACGCGCGAGGGCTTCATCACCCTGATGAAGGAGCGGAACCTGCCTCCGCCCCGGAAGCTGGACGTCGCTGTTCCTGCCAACCGCGCATGTGGCCGCGCGCCTTCCCCGGTGCAGGCCTGA
- a CDS encoding AsmA family protein yields MSDTVVKKKRRWPYVLGGVFALLVIIVAVALWRLDAILLKTARDQAATYSTLLGRPIEIGDISTKLFPTIGAQVENVTVGPAEGEDLPLAQLALIDVRVAAGPLLSSSGKDIQVKNAEVTGLTVNLVRFPDGTTNVQRLLQRLEEQQPKEEAPPEEASQPMDLSGVHVERAALTDGAIRFVDRGAGQQARELGVKDLDIEVKDLRAGKPLVVNLSAAVLADTQNLQVSLHAAPLPPTLMPTPERVTLKAQKIDLAPLGPFLPPDIGLRAGTLDADWQADLGGAVPGGQGPTKLVGIIKALGLSFTGSEGGKALDVVMDTDVAGDITTGDLALNKLKVDLGPASLSGKGSVKGLLTDKPTVEGFELTGRNLDPAVLAEYYPPLRKQLNGMIAGPIGLDVRGSGTQDTQALDVNVDLTPVRLRVPAQLTKDAGGVMKLSARVSGAAASGGALRFDAKADLGGINLRPGLLVDKAPGQRMDLAAAGTYAPGKGSGMKVDIPKMTANVLADTMTGSASFALAGQGKKQTTTFAADLKSAKLDTDALMMSEEEVQARGGPPPEAPPSEDPARFNGYRGDIRFTVGTLRYMAMDMTNVTGVVKMTDDLITVEKFSTGVFGGRIAADGTTMRLGPLPAQRPFEAKVKVENLAVEQALLQVSPKKAVTGKFNGNVDVKGVGYTPDQLQQTLLGGISGDLLDGELLGKDLISAVSEPLAKALPFAAKGLKNEQVTKLGGDLPFSVQIKNGVAQLSKPLTWTRPEAAMSFDGGIRLDGTLDLTGSVSLTPSTVKTLTLGKVTPPSAIPVGLKLTGPAWKPDVSSLDVKPAVTLIAKLAASSLAGSLIGGERGQQVQGLIEGGEDKIRAEAEARRKELEAKAAEEKARLEAEAKKRAEDEAKKRLRGLLGK; encoded by the coding sequence ATGTCCGACACCGTGGTGAAGAAGAAGCGCCGTTGGCCGTACGTGCTCGGAGGAGTCTTCGCGCTCCTCGTCATCATCGTGGCCGTGGCCCTCTGGCGCCTGGACGCCATCCTGCTCAAGACGGCCCGAGACCAGGCCGCCACCTATTCCACACTGCTGGGCCGCCCCATCGAAATCGGGGACATCTCCACCAAGCTCTTCCCCACCATCGGCGCCCAGGTGGAGAACGTCACCGTCGGCCCCGCCGAGGGCGAGGACCTGCCCCTGGCCCAGCTCGCCCTCATCGACGTGCGCGTCGCCGCGGGCCCGCTCCTGTCCTCCAGCGGCAAGGACATCCAGGTGAAGAACGCCGAGGTCACCGGCCTCACCGTCAACCTGGTCCGCTTCCCCGACGGCACCACCAACGTGCAGCGGCTGCTCCAGCGGTTGGAGGAGCAACAGCCCAAGGAGGAGGCCCCGCCCGAGGAGGCGTCGCAGCCCATGGACCTCTCCGGCGTCCACGTGGAGCGCGCGGCCCTCACCGACGGCGCCATCCGCTTCGTGGACCGCGGCGCCGGGCAGCAGGCGCGCGAGCTGGGCGTGAAGGACCTGGACATCGAGGTGAAGGACCTGCGCGCCGGCAAGCCGCTGGTGGTGAACCTGTCCGCCGCGGTGCTCGCGGACACGCAGAACCTCCAGGTGTCGCTGCACGCCGCGCCGCTGCCCCCCACCCTGATGCCCACGCCCGAGCGCGTGACGCTGAAGGCGCAGAAAATCGACCTCGCCCCGCTGGGGCCCTTCCTGCCGCCGGACATCGGCCTGCGGGCGGGCACGCTGGACGCGGATTGGCAGGCGGACCTGGGCGGCGCCGTCCCCGGCGGCCAGGGCCCCACGAAGCTGGTGGGCATCATCAAGGCCCTGGGCCTGAGCTTCACGGGCTCCGAGGGTGGCAAGGCGCTGGACGTCGTCATGGACACCGACGTCGCGGGCGACATCACCACCGGTGACCTGGCGCTCAACAAGCTGAAGGTGGACCTGGGCCCCGCGAGCCTCAGCGGCAAGGGCAGCGTGAAGGGCCTGCTCACCGACAAGCCCACGGTGGAGGGCTTCGAGCTGACGGGCCGCAACCTGGACCCGGCCGTGCTCGCCGAGTACTACCCGCCGCTGCGCAAGCAGCTCAACGGGATGATTGCCGGCCCCATTGGCCTGGACGTGCGCGGCAGCGGCACGCAGGACACGCAGGCGCTCGACGTCAACGTGGACCTGACACCGGTGCGGCTGCGCGTGCCCGCCCAGCTCACGAAGGACGCGGGCGGGGTGATGAAGCTCTCCGCGCGAGTCTCCGGCGCGGCGGCCTCGGGCGGCGCCCTGCGCTTCGACGCGAAGGCGGACCTGGGCGGCATCAACCTGCGGCCCGGCCTGCTGGTGGACAAGGCCCCGGGACAGCGGATGGACCTGGCCGCCGCGGGCACCTACGCGCCCGGCAAGGGCTCCGGCATGAAGGTGGACATCCCCAAGATGACCGCGAACGTGCTCGCGGACACGATGACGGGCAGCGCGTCCTTCGCGCTCGCGGGTCAGGGGAAGAAGCAGACCACCACCTTCGCCGCGGACCTCAAGAGCGCGAAGCTGGACACGGACGCGCTGATGATGAGCGAGGAGGAGGTCCAGGCGCGCGGTGGCCCGCCGCCGGAGGCCCCGCCCTCGGAAGACCCCGCGCGCTTCAATGGCTACCGGGGCGACATCCGCTTCACGGTGGGCACGCTGCGCTACATGGCCATGGACATGACGAACGTGACGGGCGTGGTGAAGATGACCGACGACCTCATCACGGTGGAGAAGTTCTCCACGGGCGTCTTCGGCGGGAGGATTGCCGCCGACGGCACCACCATGCGCCTGGGGCCCCTGCCCGCGCAGCGTCCCTTCGAGGCGAAGGTGAAGGTGGAGAACCTCGCGGTGGAGCAGGCCCTGCTGCAGGTCTCGCCCAAGAAGGCGGTGACGGGCAAGTTCAACGGCAACGTGGACGTGAAGGGCGTGGGCTACACGCCGGACCAGCTCCAGCAGACGCTGCTGGGCGGCATCAGCGGTGACCTGCTGGATGGTGAGCTGCTGGGCAAGGACCTGATTTCGGCGGTGTCCGAGCCGCTCGCGAAGGCGCTGCCCTTCGCGGCCAAGGGCCTCAAGAACGAGCAGGTGACGAAGCTGGGCGGCGATTTGCCCTTCAGCGTGCAAATCAAGAACGGCGTGGCGCAACTCTCCAAGCCGCTGACGTGGACGCGGCCGGAGGCGGCGATGAGCTTCGACGGTGGCATCCGGCTGGACGGCACGCTGGACCTGACGGGCTCCGTGTCGTTGACGCCTTCCACCGTGAAGACGCTCACGCTGGGCAAGGTGACGCCGCCGTCCGCCATCCCCGTGGGCCTGAAGCTGACCGGCCCCGCGTGGAAGCCGGACGTCTCCAGCCTGGACGTGAAGCCGGCGGTGACGCTCATCGCGAAGCTGGCGGCCTCGTCGCTGGCGGGCAGCCTGATTGGCGGCGAGCGCGGCCAGCAGGTGCAGGGCCTCATCGAAGGCGGCGAGGACAAGATTCGCGCCGAGGCCGAGGCCAGGCGCAAGGAGCTGGAGGCCAAGGCCGCCGAGGAGAAGGCGCGCCTGGAGGCCGAGGCCAAGAAGCGCGCCGAAGACGAGGCGAAGAAGCGCCTGCGCGGGCTCCTCGGGAAGTAG
- a CDS encoding ELWxxDGT repeat protein, with product MSAVSGIAVTGCGIEAPHPVRLTHVEAEVRGDDTTPMAEPSSSWDLCDINARLVRDIIPGAGDSDPRHLHHGNDVLHFSATDGVWGREPWISSGVASGTRPLLDVHSGGRGSDAGPFVQAGTTTFFAATNSVLGRELWKTDGTPGGTELVRDISPGIASSNPEHLTVFNGILYFTANNGTNGRELWRSDGTEMGTYLLRDFSTVGDQVTNHFELVAGSNALFVKVSVFSSSSSALSRVQLFRTNGTSFVRLADAPEDNTIRHLTTVGDKLYFTWNFDAPETHLYVTSGTSSFARFVYTFTGTPSGMAAFKDKLFLGATTDSMGMDFELWRSDGTTSGTMRVRDIYPGPVPSQPEKLTVVKNRLFFTADDGVHGRELWSSDGTTNGTRLHADILPGAMSSSPSELTAVEEYLFFSAHTDEGGREVWVSDTREQGAFELMGIAPGMMNADPKNFVRSGGTSTSPRRMPPTTAVSCAPCASGRRGCVARLAGAER from the coding sequence TTGTCCGCCGTCTCAGGCATCGCCGTCACCGGATGCGGCATCGAAGCCCCCCACCCGGTCCGCCTGACGCACGTGGAGGCCGAAGTCCGCGGCGACGACACCACGCCCATGGCGGAGCCCTCCAGCAGTTGGGACCTGTGTGACATCAACGCCCGCCTGGTGCGGGACATCATCCCGGGCGCCGGTGACTCGGACCCGCGCCACCTCCACCACGGCAACGACGTGCTGCACTTCTCCGCCACGGATGGCGTCTGGGGCCGCGAGCCGTGGATCAGCTCGGGCGTGGCCTCGGGCACGCGCCCGCTGCTGGACGTCCACTCCGGCGGCCGGGGTTCGGACGCGGGGCCCTTCGTCCAGGCGGGGACGACCACCTTCTTCGCGGCGACGAACAGCGTGCTGGGCCGCGAGCTCTGGAAGACGGATGGCACGCCGGGCGGCACGGAGCTGGTGCGAGACATTTCGCCGGGCATCGCGAGCTCCAACCCGGAGCACCTGACCGTCTTCAACGGCATCCTGTACTTCACGGCGAACAACGGCACCAACGGCCGCGAGCTGTGGCGCAGCGACGGCACGGAGATGGGCACCTATCTGCTGCGCGACTTCAGCACGGTGGGGGACCAGGTCACCAACCACTTCGAGCTGGTGGCGGGTTCGAACGCGCTCTTCGTCAAGGTGAGTGTCTTCTCCTCGTCGAGCAGCGCGCTGAGCCGGGTCCAGCTCTTCCGCACCAACGGCACCAGCTTCGTGCGGTTGGCGGACGCGCCGGAGGACAACACCATCAGGCACCTGACGACGGTGGGGGACAAGCTGTACTTCACCTGGAACTTCGACGCGCCGGAGACGCATCTCTACGTCACCAGCGGCACGTCGAGCTTCGCGCGCTTCGTCTACACGTTCACCGGCACGCCGTCCGGGATGGCCGCGTTCAAGGACAAGCTCTTCCTGGGCGCGACCACGGACTCCATGGGCATGGACTTCGAGCTGTGGCGCAGCGACGGAACGACGTCGGGCACCATGCGGGTCCGGGACATCTACCCCGGCCCGGTGCCGTCGCAGCCGGAGAAGCTGACGGTGGTGAAGAACCGGCTCTTCTTCACCGCGGATGACGGCGTGCATGGCCGCGAGCTGTGGAGCAGTGACGGGACGACCAACGGCACCCGGCTGCACGCGGACATCCTGCCGGGCGCCATGAGCTCGTCACCGTCGGAGCTGACCGCGGTGGAGGAGTACCTCTTCTTCAGCGCCCACACGGACGAGGGCGGCCGCGAGGTCTGGGTGAGCGACACCCGCGAGCAAGGGGCCTTCGAGCTGATGGGCATCGCGCCGGGCATGATGAACGCCGACCCGAAGAACTTCGTGCGCTCGGGTGGGACCTCTACTTCACCGCGACGGATGCCACCGACTACGGCCGTGAGCTGCGCGCCCTGCGCATCCGGCCGCAGGGGATGTGTGGCTCGGTTGGCGGGCGCTGAACGGTAG